From Thermoflavifilum aggregans, a single genomic window includes:
- the prmC gene encoding peptide chain release factor N(5)-glutamine methyltransferase gives MTLREALEQGKQQVINSRHYDMREARVVCEWLMEALLGWNKTQQLLHEIYSLSASQEHQWNQWIQRAAQGEPVQYILGKAWFCGMEWKVTPDVLIPRPETEQLVNWVVEEHRHDQVSILDIGTGSGCIAISLQHHMPQAKVYALDVDEKALQVARENAIHHQSPVFFIQADILCPDTWKELPETEIIVSNPPYVSIAEREQMSIRVTQYEPAKALFVQDQDPLLFYRAIAGFIQNRKKPAELYLEIHEERAQEVAGLLHVAKFSAIQIRKDWFGKNRMIKAEYFNHP, from the coding sequence ATGACACTCCGCGAAGCTCTGGAACAGGGTAAACAACAGGTAATCAACAGCCGTCACTACGACATGCGGGAGGCGCGTGTGGTGTGTGAATGGCTCATGGAAGCGCTCCTGGGGTGGAATAAAACCCAGCAATTGCTGCATGAAATTTATTCCCTTTCGGCTTCACAGGAGCACCAGTGGAATCAGTGGATACAACGCGCTGCGCAGGGAGAACCCGTGCAATATATCCTGGGAAAGGCCTGGTTCTGCGGGATGGAATGGAAGGTAACACCCGATGTATTAATCCCCCGTCCCGAAACGGAACAGCTGGTAAACTGGGTGGTGGAAGAGCACCGACACGACCAGGTTTCTATCCTCGATATCGGAACCGGCAGCGGCTGCATTGCCATAAGTCTGCAACACCATATGCCGCAGGCAAAAGTGTATGCGTTGGATGTGGATGAAAAAGCCCTGCAGGTAGCTCGTGAAAATGCAATCCACCATCAATCGCCCGTTTTTTTTATCCAGGCCGATATTCTTTGCCCCGATACATGGAAGGAATTACCCGAAACGGAAATTATCGTTAGCAATCCGCCTTATGTATCCATAGCCGAGCGCGAGCAAATGTCCATCCGGGTCACGCAGTATGAACCAGCCAAAGCCCTGTTTGTGCAGGATCAGGATCCGCTGCTGTTCTATCGTGCAATAGCCGGTTTCATACAAAACCGGAAAAAGCCTGCTGAATTGTACCTGGAGATACATGAAGAACGCGCCCAAGAGGTAGCCGGATTGCTGCATGTAGCAAAATTTTCAGCAATCCAAATCAGGAAAGACTGGTTTGGAAAAAACCGAATGATAAAGGCTGAATATTTCAATCACCCATGA
- a CDS encoding bifunctional riboflavin kinase/FAD synthetase, producing the protein MHVYRSPEELLAKDFAQTVITIGTFDGVHKGHQTILHQLKNKSLEKRLPGVVITFDPHPREVLHPEQPIQLLNTLEERIQLFERQGIEHLVIVPFTKTFSELSAEAYVEKFLIRYFHPAVIIIGYDHHFGHDRKGDIHLLENLQQQYGYTLEEIPPQVVQQVTISSTRIRQALANGEIELANTLLGYNYSLAGTVTKGDQIGRKLGYPTANLQLDDSRKLIPAQGVYAATVQIDEEPIHLKGMLNIGYRPTFQGKELRIEIHIFNFSKNIYGHPMRIYLHAYLRPDQYFENEEALRRQMDQDKIMALQKLASFT; encoded by the coding sequence ATGCATGTATATCGATCTCCGGAAGAACTGCTTGCAAAGGATTTTGCTCAGACGGTCATTACCATAGGCACTTTTGATGGCGTACATAAGGGACATCAAACCATTTTACATCAACTCAAAAACAAATCTCTTGAAAAAAGATTACCTGGTGTAGTCATTACTTTTGATCCGCATCCACGTGAAGTGCTGCATCCCGAGCAACCGATTCAGTTATTGAACACACTCGAAGAAAGAATTCAGCTATTTGAACGGCAGGGCATTGAACACCTGGTGATTGTACCTTTCACCAAAACATTTTCTGAACTATCAGCCGAAGCTTATGTAGAAAAATTCCTCATCCGTTATTTTCATCCGGCTGTCATCATCATTGGTTATGATCATCATTTCGGACATGATCGCAAGGGCGATATTCATCTGTTGGAAAACCTGCAACAGCAATATGGATATACGCTCGAAGAAATTCCACCTCAGGTGGTGCAGCAGGTAACCATCAGCTCCACCCGCATCCGCCAGGCTTTAGCCAACGGTGAAATTGAACTGGCCAATACATTGCTGGGATATAATTACAGCCTTGCCGGCACAGTAACAAAAGGTGATCAGATAGGAAGGAAGTTAGGTTATCCTACAGCCAATCTGCAGCTTGACGATTCGCGCAAATTAATTCCTGCCCAGGGTGTATATGCTGCTACCGTACAAATAGATGAGGAACCCATACATCTGAAAGGCATGCTGAATATTGGCTACAGGCCTACCTTCCAAGGCAAAGAGTTGCGTATTGAAATACATATTTTTAATTTCTCGAAAAACATTTATGGTCACCCTATGCGCATATACCTGCACGCCTACCTGCGGCCTGATCAATATTTTGAAAATGAAGAAGCTTTGCGCCGGCAAATGGATCAGGACAAAATCATGGCTCTGCAAAAACTGGCATCATTCACGTGA
- a CDS encoding NUDIX hydrolase, whose product MQWKVLSSTYLYRDNWFTARRDRCETPSGKIVDPYYVLEYPNWVNALAFTEDEQVILIRQYRHALGKTILELPGGVVDDTDASPLAAVERELREETGYTFQQIEPLCHISPNPSTQSNLCFAFLATGGKKTHPQSLDPNEEIEVVLVSKTELRELIMKNEIWQALHVTTLLYGLLRTGDLQWATHQLSEKQLR is encoded by the coding sequence ATGCAGTGGAAAGTGCTCTCTTCCACCTATCTGTATCGTGATAACTGGTTTACAGCACGAAGAGATAGGTGTGAAACGCCATCCGGTAAAATAGTAGATCCCTATTATGTGCTGGAATATCCCAACTGGGTCAATGCATTGGCTTTCACTGAAGATGAACAGGTCATTCTAATACGTCAATACCGGCATGCATTGGGAAAAACCATTCTGGAATTGCCCGGCGGCGTCGTGGATGATACAGATGCTTCCCCATTGGCAGCTGTTGAACGCGAACTGCGGGAAGAAACCGGATATACTTTTCAACAAATTGAACCTCTATGCCATATTTCACCCAACCCTTCCACACAATCCAATCTGTGTTTTGCCTTTCTGGCTACAGGCGGAAAGAAAACACATCCGCAATCGCTTGACCCGAATGAAGAAATAGAAGTGGTGCTCGTAAGTAAAACTGAGCTTCGTGAACTCATAATGAAAAATGAAATCTGGCAGGCTCTGCATGTAACCACATTGCTGTATGGATTGTTGCGTACCGGTGATTTACAATGGGCAACCCACCAGTTATCCGAGAAACAATTGCGATAA
- the galK gene encoding galactokinase, with amino-acid sequence MQLDDLRRAFLRHFQTDPLLIVSPGRVNLIGEHTDYNEGYVMPGAIDKAVIVAMAPSGSDLCEVHALNLQQTDRFYVSHISQGEGWQNYVRGVVYFMQQRGHAVQGFYAMIDGDIPMGSGLSSSAALEGAFSFGLHQLFGLELTPLEMALIGQQAEHHYVGVRCGIMDQYTNIFGRRNQLIRLDCRSLQHVYLPFDFPDYCIVLCNSMVHHSLASSAYNERRRQCEEGVSILKKYHPEVKSLRDASSAMLHEHIQEIPPKVYMRCMYVVEENERVLLAGSCLQQGNLEKFGDLMYASHIGLQKQYEVSCEELDYLVELTLNREDVIGARMMGGGFGGCTINIVHRDAVDDFKQYIVSAYQKKFHRVPEIYVGQIVDGVHAVD; translated from the coding sequence ATGCAGTTAGATGATTTGCGGAGAGCGTTTCTTCGCCATTTTCAAACGGATCCCCTATTGATTGTTTCCCCCGGACGTGTAAACCTGATTGGTGAACATACCGATTACAATGAGGGATATGTGATGCCTGGAGCTATTGACAAGGCTGTGATAGTGGCCATGGCACCTTCCGGCAGCGATCTTTGTGAAGTGCATGCCTTAAACCTGCAGCAAACTGATCGGTTCTATGTATCGCATATCAGTCAGGGTGAGGGCTGGCAGAATTATGTGCGGGGAGTTGTGTATTTTATGCAGCAAAGAGGGCACGCCGTGCAGGGTTTTTATGCCATGATTGACGGCGATATTCCCATGGGCTCCGGACTTTCTTCTTCAGCCGCACTGGAAGGAGCTTTTAGTTTCGGACTTCATCAGCTGTTCGGCCTTGAGCTCACTCCTCTTGAAATGGCTTTAATTGGTCAGCAGGCTGAACATCATTATGTGGGAGTACGATGTGGTATCATGGATCAGTATACCAATATTTTCGGACGGCGCAATCAATTGATCAGGCTTGATTGCAGAAGTTTGCAGCACGTATATCTTCCTTTTGATTTTCCTGATTACTGCATTGTACTTTGCAACAGCATGGTACATCATTCCTTGGCTTCGTCAGCTTACAATGAGCGCCGCAGGCAGTGCGAAGAAGGTGTATCTATCCTGAAGAAATATCATCCAGAAGTGAAAAGTCTCAGGGATGCGAGTTCTGCCATGCTGCATGAACATATTCAGGAAATCCCTCCGAAGGTGTATATGCGTTGCATGTATGTGGTGGAAGAAAATGAACGGGTATTGCTTGCAGGATCATGCTTGCAGCAAGGTAATCTGGAAAAATTCGGTGATCTGATGTATGCTTCACACATTGGTTTGCAGAAGCAATATGAGGTAAGTTGTGAAGAACTCGATTATCTGGTTGAACTGACGTTGAACCGGGAAGATGTTATAGGTGCAAGGATGATGGGTGGCGGATTTGGCGGATGCACCATCAATATTGTACATAGGGATGCAGTGGATGATTTCAAACAATATATCGTTTCAGCATACCAAAAGAAATTTCATCGCGTGCCGGAAATATATGTAGGACAAATCGTGGATGGTGTACATGCGGTGGATTAA